One Eisenibacter elegans DSM 3317 genomic window, TTTTTTAGTTTTGGCTAAAAAACAGTACTTTTGATTTTCAAAAAAGAACAACACTTAGCCTGCATTACGTATGACCCTACATCCCAACGACCCCTCTCTACGCTCTTGGGTAGCAGTAGCCCCAGAGAGTGATTTCCCAATACAAAACCTTCCCTTTGGCATTTTTTCACCTCCGGGAGGGGCTGCGCCTCGCGCCGGAGTAGCTATTGGCAATCAGGTACTAGACCTGAGCGTGTTGGTGGAGTATGGCCTGATGGAAAGCCTCAACCTCCCCGACCCCAGTGTGTTTCACGAATATGTACTCAATGATTTTATTGCCTTGGGCAAGCCCTATTGGCAAGCAGTGAGGGCGCGGCTCTCTGAGCTATTGCGCGAAGACCATCCCGAGCTTCGCGACAATGCGGTGCTACGCCAAGCCGCGCTCTATCCTATGGACAAGGTAGAGATGCACTTGCCGGTACGTGTGGGCGACTACACCGATTTTTATTCCAGCATCGAACACGCCACCAATGTAGGGAAAATGTTTAGGCCTGATGGCGACCCGCTGTTGCCCAATTGGCGACACCTGCCTGTAGGCTATCACGGGCGTGCTTCGTCTATCATCCCTTCGGGCATTCCGCTACACCGACCTAAGGGCCAAACGCGACCCAATGAACAAGAGCCGCCTGTTTTTGGCCCTTCTAAGAGAGTGGATTTTGAGCTGGAGATTGCTTTTATCACCGGCGGGCCTACTGCCCTAGGAGATACTGTCAGCACAGCCCAAGCCGATGATTTGGTCTTTGGCTTTGTGCTCTTCAACGACTGGTCTGCCCGCGACCTCCAAAAGTGGGAATATGTGCCTCTAGGGCCTTTTTTGGGTAAAAACTTCGGTTCTTCTGTCTCCCCTTGGATTGTTACGCTCGATGCGCTGGAGCCTTTCAGAGTGGCTGGCCCTACCCAAGAGCCGGTAGTATTGCCCTATCTGCAATACCAAGGCAAGAACAACTTCGACATCGCGCTTGAGGTAGATATCAAGCCACAAGAAGAAGCCCCTACTACTATCTGCCGTTCCAATTACAAGTATATGTATTGGAACTATGCCCAACAACTGGCACACCATACCGTCAATGGCTGTAACATCAACCCTGGCGATATGTATGCCTCAGGCACAATCAGCGGCCCTGACAAAGGAAGTTATGGCAGTATGTTGGAATTGAGTTGGGGTGGTAAAGAGCCTATTCCCTTGGCAAATGGCAAAACCCGGACGTTTGTAGAAGATTACGACACAGTCATCATTAGAGGCTTCGCTCAAAACGCACAAGTGCGTATTGGCTTTGGAGAAGTAAGTTGCCAAATTCTACCAGCAAAATAAGGCTCTTATATCGGGTTGGTTTTAGGATTGCAGACACTAATGCCCTTCATACGCCACTGGACATTTTTCAAACCCCATAGTTAAAACTATGGGTTAAGTCTCATTTTGGGAGTGAAATAAGACTTAGTCACAGTTTTAACTGTAGTGTAGGATTTGAAAGATGTCTCTCTTCATCGACATCAAAACATTGTTTTTTTCGATTGTTGCGTTCAAATGCTTAAAAAAGGCCGGGAATTTCGGCTGAGATGAAATAATGTATTTTATTTGATTTTTTAATCTTTTTAACGTTTGGCAAGGCCTTTATGTGTTGAATCAAGGCTTTTTCAGAGAGCTTGGTGTTTATTTTCTCTCGTATTTGCTTGGGCGTTAGGGCTTGATTTTGGAGCAAAATCGCTATTTGTTGCGCTATGTCCTCTGCTGTCTCATTATTGGCAGGGGCCTGCTTGTCTGTAGGATTTGACACGATGGGATAACCCTCAAAATCAACGGCTTTAGCTCCTTTATCAATCAGGAGTTGGTTGGCGTTTTGTTCCCCTTCTTGGGGCTGTCGCACGCATACACAACGGTTTTTTTTGAGGCCGTCCAATGCCCCCGTCCACGTGCCGCCGCTATCAGCAGACTGAGCTACATAAATTTCGCTTGCCAAGGCATAAATAATAGGGTTGCGCGCCATTGCCAAGCCCGTAGCCCAGACAGCCTTGGGTGGGAAAATGCTCAGTACCAAAGCGTCGCCGGCGGTGATGGCCTGATAGTATTTCTTGATACCGGAGCCAAACGTCATAATCCCTTGCGGCAACACAATGATACTTTGACCCCTGTATTTCAAGGCGCTGTCTAGGGCTTGTTTGTCTACTCCTCTGGCAAAGCCACTCACCACTACTTGGTATTGTTCGGAG contains:
- a CDS encoding DNA-processing protein DprA, which produces MTSQCETTYWIALAHLPRWGAEKINRLVVKIIHEKQMGLADFFEAQEAWQTDFELSEAQVQDLIQAKTELPNTAFLAEDLLSQGFELVPISSPEYSPTLKNNLKVKAPTVLYVKGNKQIMQENSIAIVGSRNADEVSLQFTDNIAKKASEQYQVVVSGFARGVDKQALDSALKYRGQSIIVLPQGIMTFGSGIKKYYQAITAGDALVLSIFPPKAVWATGLAMARNPIIYALASEIYVAQSADSGGTWTGALDGLKKNRCVCVRQPQEGEQNANQLLIDKGAKAVDFEGYPIVSNPTDKQAPANNETAEDIAQQIAILLQNQALTPKQIREKINTKLSEKALIQHIKALPNVKKIKKSNKIHYFISAEIPGLF
- the fahA gene encoding fumarylacetoacetase; translated protein: MTLHPNDPSLRSWVAVAPESDFPIQNLPFGIFSPPGGAAPRAGVAIGNQVLDLSVLVEYGLMESLNLPDPSVFHEYVLNDFIALGKPYWQAVRARLSELLREDHPELRDNAVLRQAALYPMDKVEMHLPVRVGDYTDFYSSIEHATNVGKMFRPDGDPLLPNWRHLPVGYHGRASSIIPSGIPLHRPKGQTRPNEQEPPVFGPSKRVDFELEIAFITGGPTALGDTVSTAQADDLVFGFVLFNDWSARDLQKWEYVPLGPFLGKNFGSSVSPWIVTLDALEPFRVAGPTQEPVVLPYLQYQGKNNFDIALEVDIKPQEEAPTTICRSNYKYMYWNYAQQLAHHTVNGCNINPGDMYASGTISGPDKGSYGSMLELSWGGKEPIPLANGKTRTFVEDYDTVIIRGFAQNAQVRIGFGEVSCQILPAK